A single region of the Arthrobacter sp. V1I7 genome encodes:
- the pntB gene encoding Re/Si-specific NAD(P)(+) transhydrogenase subunit beta, translating to MSAATEAAGILSRSLTVSDTVSGPLTADSIAGAAYIVAALLFILSLAGLSKHEKARAGVIYGITGMIIALAATIWLTLQDAWGTGAGLTGLVLLVAAVIVGGAIGLWRARVVEMTGMPELIALLHSFVGLAAVLVGWNGHLEAPDLSPDLTAIHHAEVFIGVFIGAVTFTGSIVAFLKLSARMKSSPLMLPGKNAINLGALAAFIALTVWYVNDSQLWLLIVVTLLALGLGWHLVASIGGGDMPVVVSMLNSYSGWAAAAAGFLLNNDLLIITGALVGSSGAYLSYIMCRAMNRSFISVIAGGFGIAAPAAADAEYGEHREITAQATAEMLTNASSVVITPGYGMAVAQAQYPVAELAHQLREKGVNVRFGIHPVAGRLPGHMNVLLAEAKVPYDIVLEMDEINEDLGDTSVVLVIGANDTVNPSAAEDPGSPIAGMPVLRVWEAENVVVFKRSMAAGYAGVQNPLFFRDNSQMLFGDAKQRVEDILRAF from the coding sequence ATGAGCGCCGCCACCGAAGCAGCAGGAATTCTATCGAGGAGCCTTACCGTGTCTGACACCGTCTCCGGTCCGTTGACCGCCGACTCCATCGCGGGGGCGGCCTACATCGTCGCGGCCCTGCTGTTCATCCTCAGCCTTGCCGGGCTGAGCAAGCACGAGAAAGCCCGCGCCGGGGTCATCTACGGCATCACCGGGATGATCATCGCCCTGGCCGCGACGATCTGGCTGACCCTCCAGGACGCCTGGGGCACCGGCGCCGGCCTCACCGGCCTGGTCCTGCTCGTCGCCGCGGTGATCGTCGGCGGCGCCATCGGGCTCTGGCGCGCCCGCGTGGTCGAAATGACCGGCATGCCCGAACTGATCGCACTGCTGCACAGCTTCGTGGGCCTCGCCGCGGTCCTTGTCGGCTGGAACGGGCACCTCGAAGCCCCGGACCTGTCCCCGGACCTGACAGCGATCCACCACGCGGAGGTGTTCATCGGCGTGTTCATCGGCGCAGTGACCTTCACCGGATCGATCGTGGCGTTCCTGAAACTCTCCGCCCGGATGAAATCCTCACCCCTGATGCTGCCGGGCAAGAACGCCATCAACCTCGGAGCCCTCGCCGCCTTCATCGCCCTGACCGTCTGGTACGTCAACGACTCCCAGCTCTGGCTCCTCATCGTCGTCACCCTCCTCGCCCTCGGGCTGGGCTGGCACCTGGTGGCCTCCATCGGCGGCGGCGACATGCCCGTGGTCGTGTCCATGCTCAACAGCTACTCCGGCTGGGCCGCCGCCGCCGCGGGCTTCCTGCTCAACAACGATCTGCTCATCATCACCGGCGCCCTGGTCGGCTCCTCGGGCGCGTACCTGTCCTACATCATGTGCAGGGCCATGAACCGGTCCTTCATCTCCGTCATCGCCGGCGGCTTCGGCATCGCCGCACCGGCCGCGGCGGACGCAGAGTACGGCGAGCACCGCGAAATCACGGCCCAGGCCACCGCGGAAATGCTGACCAACGCCTCGTCCGTGGTCATCACCCCCGGCTACGGCATGGCCGTCGCCCAGGCCCAGTACCCCGTCGCCGAACTCGCCCACCAGCTCCGCGAGAAGGGCGTGAACGTCCGGTTCGGTATCCACCCGGTCGCCGGACGCCTGCCCGGGCACATGAACGTCCTCCTCGCCGAAGCCAAAGTCCCCTACGACATCGTCCTGGAAATGGACGAGATCAACGAAGACCTGGGCGACACCTCAGTAGTCCTGGTCATCGGCGCCAACGACACCGTCAACCCCTCAGCCGCCGAAGACCCGGGAAGCCCCATTGCCGGCATGCCTGTCCTAAGGGTCTGGGAAGCCGAGAACGTCGTTGTGTTCAAACGCTCCATGGCCGCCGGCTACGCCGGCGTCCAAAACCCCCTGTTCTTCCGCGATAACTCACAAATGCTCTTCGGCGACGCCAAACAACGCGTCGAAGACATCCTCCGAGCCTTTTAG
- a CDS encoding ABC transporter substrate-binding protein, whose amino-acid sequence MFGLLAGGRRMAALAIGATGLMMLGAGCAWQPTPTSELGAELTKIKVTNPSNMSNVPLYIGIKEGFFAEEGLEIEAGIDLGAGSTVEAVIGGQVDMAWVNTGGALTPFGEGIDINLVVLTDRGTPGNLQVVVKEDSPLKELADLQGKKLAVLSPSTTCVWLVKSALAAQGLDPESVTMSVVSPPEHAIVLDTGQVDATCTTDPTRTAMVQELGVRSIFDPAKEGVEAQRSYPVGGYVVSGKYAAEHKDELHAFQRALAKSASWANAHPDEVRATLTTLASVDSEVAAAVTLPDFVEEVGVAGLESEIQMVVDATYETGISETKIDQKGFLFN is encoded by the coding sequence ATGTTTGGTTTGCTCGCTGGTGGACGGCGCATGGCAGCGCTGGCAATAGGCGCGACAGGGCTAATGATGCTGGGGGCGGGTTGCGCATGGCAGCCGACCCCCACTTCAGAGCTCGGTGCCGAGTTGACGAAAATAAAAGTGACGAACCCTTCGAACATGTCCAATGTTCCGCTGTACATCGGCATCAAGGAGGGATTCTTCGCCGAAGAAGGCCTCGAGATTGAGGCCGGAATCGACTTGGGCGCAGGCAGCACTGTGGAGGCTGTCATCGGCGGCCAGGTCGACATGGCCTGGGTCAACACCGGGGGGGCCCTAACTCCGTTTGGAGAGGGAATCGACATCAATCTGGTCGTCCTCACCGATCGTGGGACTCCCGGTAATCTTCAGGTAGTCGTGAAAGAGGATTCGCCGCTGAAAGAACTCGCTGATCTTCAAGGCAAAAAACTTGCAGTTCTATCCCCGTCTACGACATGTGTATGGCTCGTCAAGTCAGCCCTCGCCGCGCAGGGGCTTGATCCGGAGAGCGTCACCATGTCTGTCGTCTCGCCCCCGGAACACGCAATAGTGCTCGACACGGGTCAGGTTGATGCCACGTGTACGACAGACCCAACCAGGACCGCAATGGTCCAGGAATTGGGTGTGCGCTCGATCTTCGATCCGGCTAAGGAAGGAGTCGAAGCGCAACGAAGCTATCCCGTCGGTGGGTATGTCGTTTCCGGAAAGTACGCTGCCGAACACAAAGACGAGCTTCATGCCTTCCAGCGCGCACTCGCCAAATCGGCATCGTGGGCCAATGCGCACCCTGACGAGGTTCGCGCAACGCTCACCACCCTCGCCAGTGTCGATTCTGAGGTAGCGGCGGCTGTGACGCTCCCTGATTTTGTGGAGGAGGTTGGCGTTGCCGGGCTCGAATCGGAGATCCAAATGGTGGTCGACGCGACGTACGAGACCGGGATCTCGGAAACCAAAATCGATCAAAAGGGTTTCCTCTTTAACTAG
- a CDS encoding Crp/Fnr family transcriptional regulator: MHDTVKSALPMLLSADLLKGLPESVARDFLSVLNVVRLPARGVVFRAGDLGDRVFIVISGKVKVTRPSDDGKDNVFTIAGPGDLLGELSIFDGAARLATATAMRPTHVGWVANAATREWLERHPEASRRFMRILIDRIRRQNDALEDVYGLDVGTRVARAIVRLSGRFGRITQDGIRVDLGMSQEELALHVRASRESVNQVFSVFSRNQWIRRDGSELTILDAPALAKRTRYSGSVLPIGDAGESSSEV, encoded by the coding sequence ATGCATGACACCGTGAAGTCGGCATTACCCATGCTCCTCTCCGCAGACCTATTGAAAGGTTTGCCGGAGTCGGTTGCCCGCGACTTCCTGAGTGTGCTCAACGTCGTGCGATTGCCCGCGCGTGGTGTCGTGTTCCGTGCGGGAGACCTTGGCGATCGAGTGTTCATTGTCATCAGCGGTAAGGTGAAGGTCACGCGTCCGAGTGATGATGGAAAAGACAACGTATTCACGATCGCCGGCCCCGGTGACCTGCTCGGGGAATTGTCGATTTTCGATGGAGCAGCCCGCCTCGCCACGGCTACTGCCATGCGTCCGACCCACGTCGGGTGGGTTGCCAACGCCGCAACGCGTGAGTGGCTTGAACGCCATCCCGAAGCTTCTCGCCGTTTCATGAGGATCCTGATAGACCGGATACGTCGGCAGAACGACGCGCTCGAAGACGTGTACGGGCTGGATGTGGGGACTCGTGTTGCCCGGGCGATTGTGCGACTGAGCGGGAGGTTCGGCCGCATTACGCAAGATGGCATACGCGTTGACCTCGGGATGAGCCAGGAGGAACTCGCCTTGCACGTACGTGCCTCAAGAGAGAGTGTCAACCAAGTGTTTTCCGTCTTCTCTCGCAATCAGTGGATCCGAAGGGACGGGAGCGAGCTCACGATCCTCGATGCACCTGCGCTTGCGAAGCGCACTCGCTATTCGGGCTCGGTTCTGCCCATCGGCGACGCGGGAGAGTCCTCATCGGAAGTGTGA
- a CDS encoding LacI family DNA-binding transcriptional regulator gives MSRLTATIDDVARVAGVHRSTVSRALNPRTQVKLSPETTRRVQRAARELGYVPNAVARGLRTNESMSVGVVIPDILNPIFPPIISGIDSILRPAGYTALVTDIQGGQDAYEAALASLRQRRVDGLILATAQLDEGESFHRLHEQGIRAVLVNRAAASSPFPVVHGDDTGGMRAALDHLAALGHVRIAHLHGPEWLSTTAGRRAAFEEWCRQHPEVTVTASYCGPLTPEGGQEIMDALLDASTEARSRPTAVVTGNDLMALGALRSLRARGLLCPGDMSIVGFNDMPFADEFSPPLTTVQVPLRQLGIESARQLLRQLHGEGRGAMELTFPVTLMIRGSTAPPRG, from the coding sequence GTGAGCCGTTTGACGGCCACTATCGACGACGTCGCCCGCGTAGCCGGCGTCCATAGATCAACGGTTTCCCGTGCCTTAAACCCACGGACGCAGGTCAAGCTGAGCCCTGAAACCACCCGTCGGGTTCAGCGGGCTGCCCGCGAGCTTGGATACGTGCCCAACGCCGTGGCCCGAGGCCTGCGGACCAATGAATCCATGTCCGTGGGCGTGGTAATCCCGGACATCCTCAACCCGATCTTCCCCCCGATCATCAGCGGAATAGACTCGATCCTCCGTCCGGCGGGCTACACGGCGCTGGTGACGGACATCCAAGGGGGTCAGGACGCTTATGAGGCCGCCCTAGCGTCTCTGCGGCAGCGGCGGGTCGATGGGCTGATCCTAGCCACGGCGCAATTGGACGAGGGGGAGTCGTTCCATCGTCTGCATGAGCAAGGAATTCGAGCCGTGCTCGTCAACCGCGCGGCCGCGTCGAGTCCGTTCCCGGTAGTACACGGTGACGACACCGGCGGAATGAGGGCAGCCCTCGACCACCTGGCAGCCCTCGGGCACGTCCGCATCGCCCACCTTCACGGTCCTGAGTGGCTATCTACGACGGCAGGGCGCCGCGCGGCATTCGAGGAGTGGTGCCGGCAACATCCGGAGGTGACCGTCACCGCAAGCTATTGCGGGCCACTAACGCCGGAGGGAGGGCAAGAAATCATGGACGCACTTCTCGACGCCTCCACGGAGGCGCGGTCGCGGCCGACAGCCGTGGTAACGGGCAACGACCTCATGGCTCTCGGGGCCCTGCGTTCCTTGCGTGCCCGCGGTCTGCTTTGCCCGGGCGATATGTCAATCGTCGGGTTCAATGACATGCCGTTCGCCGACGAGTTCTCCCCGCCGCTGACTACGGTCCAGGTGCCCCTGCGCCAACTCGGCATTGAAAGTGCCCGGCAACTTCTCCGACAGTTACACGGTGAGGGGCGCGGGGCGATGGAGTTGACCTTCCCCGTAACGCTCATGATCCGGGGATCCACCGCACCCCCGCGGGGTTGA
- a CDS encoding IS1182 family transposase, whose protein sequence is MQGREREQRTLLDVEALAGELLAPGSVFAFLAEHRGRLFPDSMMEDLFGSKRGRPSVPASVIGSVLVLQALHGLSDRETADALTYDLRWKAACGYGLTDTAFHPTRLVYWRKRLAASADPHRIMDAVTEVVTATGVLKGRNRRALDSTVLDDAVARQDTVTQLIAAVRRFGRDVPGGKDLIAAHATGYDYTRAGKPDIAWDDAQARDELVSVLVNDALALLAAVDPQQFAADPDDPEAKGDPKAAEAYALLALVAGQDVEPAEGSDGTDGRWKIARKTVKDRVISIVDPDARHAHKTRRALRDGYKAHIVNEPGTGIVTAAAVTKAAGAGSSDAEAGAGLLAADPTVENGQQVDALGDSAYGTGDMLKALAAAGHRALVKPKPLAAAIEGGFTIDDFAYDKAAGTLTCPNGLSRRITAKGRVTFGAACRGCPLQGRCTTAASGRKIELHPDHELMRTHRAAARNEDFQSDYKQHRPMVERSIAWLTAGNNRRLRYLGVAKNDAWFRLRAGAVNLKRLLSLGLTVRDGAWATA, encoded by the coding sequence ATGCAAGGACGTGAGCGGGAACAGCGGACGCTGTTGGACGTGGAAGCGCTGGCCGGGGAGCTGTTGGCCCCGGGCAGCGTTTTCGCGTTCCTGGCCGAACACCGGGGCAGGCTGTTCCCGGATTCGATGATGGAGGACCTGTTCGGGTCGAAGCGGGGCCGGCCCTCGGTGCCGGCGTCGGTGATCGGCTCGGTGCTGGTGCTGCAGGCCCTGCACGGGCTTTCGGACCGGGAGACCGCGGACGCGTTGACGTATGACCTGCGGTGGAAGGCGGCCTGCGGGTATGGGCTGACGGATACCGCGTTCCACCCGACCAGGCTGGTGTACTGGCGCAAGCGCTTGGCAGCAAGTGCGGACCCGCACCGGATCATGGACGCGGTCACCGAAGTCGTCACCGCCACCGGGGTGCTCAAGGGCCGCAACCGCAGGGCACTTGACTCGACGGTCCTGGATGACGCGGTCGCACGGCAGGACACCGTCACGCAGCTGATCGCCGCCGTGCGCCGCTTCGGCCGCGATGTGCCCGGCGGCAAGGACCTGATCGCGGCCCACGCCACCGGGTACGACTACACCCGGGCCGGGAAACCGGACATCGCCTGGGACGACGCGCAGGCCCGGGACGAACTGGTCTCCGTCCTGGTCAACGACGCGCTGGCGCTGCTGGCGGCGGTGGACCCGCAGCAGTTCGCGGCGGACCCGGACGATCCGGAGGCCAAGGGTGATCCGAAGGCCGCCGAAGCGTATGCGCTGCTGGCGCTGGTCGCCGGACAGGACGTGGAACCGGCCGAGGGCTCCGACGGCACGGACGGTCGGTGGAAGATCGCCCGGAAAACCGTCAAGGACCGGGTGATCTCCATCGTGGACCCCGATGCGCGGCACGCGCACAAGACCCGCAGGGCGCTGCGGGACGGATACAAGGCACACATCGTCAACGAGCCCGGGACAGGGATCGTGACTGCCGCCGCGGTGACGAAGGCCGCCGGTGCCGGTTCCTCGGATGCCGAGGCCGGGGCCGGGCTGCTGGCCGCGGACCCGACCGTGGAGAACGGCCAGCAGGTGGACGCCCTCGGTGATTCGGCCTACGGCACCGGGGACATGCTCAAGGCCCTCGCCGCGGCCGGCCACCGGGCCCTGGTCAAACCCAAACCGCTGGCCGCGGCCATCGAGGGCGGATTCACCATCGATGACTTCGCCTACGACAAGGCCGCCGGGACGCTGACCTGCCCGAACGGGCTCAGCCGCAGGATCACGGCCAAGGGCCGCGTCACCTTCGGCGCCGCCTGCCGCGGGTGCCCGCTGCAAGGCAGGTGCACGACCGCGGCTAGCGGCCGCAAGATCGAACTGCATCCCGACCACGAACTGATGCGCACCCACCGCGCCGCAGCCCGGAACGAGGACTTCCAGTCCGACTACAAACAGCACCGGCCCATGGTCGAACGCTCCATCGCCTGGCTCACCGCCGGAAACAACCGGCGCCTGCGCTACCTCGGCGTGGCGAAAAACGATGCCTGGTTCCGGCTCCGGGCCGGCGCGGTGAACCTCAAACGCCTTCTCAGCCTCGGGCTGACCGTCCGGGACGGCGCCTGGGCCACCGCATAG